A section of the Castanea sativa cultivar Marrone di Chiusa Pesio chromosome 12, ASM4071231v1 genome encodes:
- the LOC142618328 gene encoding berberine bridge enzyme-like D-2 produces the protein MMKPESEKNNSLIIPFLIVKFFLALLLVPYCLSASTAVAAATDHMITFCLTHHNIKNFTTFPGDLESDDQPTAYFKLLNFSIQNLRFVESTIPKPIAIILPETVDQLLHALICCREWSLEIRVRSGGHSYEGTSYVATDGGPFVIIDMMNLNRVLVDLETETAWVEGGATLGETYYAIAKSSKGSHGFSAGSCPTVGAGGHIGGGGFGLLSRKYGLAADNLVDALLIDANGQLLSREVMGEDVFWAIRGGGGGVWGIVYSWKIKLLEVPPTVTAFTVSRPGTKSHVAELVNKWQYVAPYLEDNFYLSCFVGANLPEAISPGISASFNGFYLGPRSKAISILKQVFPELGIVEEDCKEMTWIESVVFFSGLSNGSSVSDLKNRYLQDKGFFKAKSDYVRTPISLMGIRAALDTLEKEPKGHIILDPYGGIMQNISSDYIPFPHRRGNLFSIQYLVTWKEEDNNKSSQYIDWIRGFYNSMAPFVSSGPRAAFVNYMDFDLGVMKLVSPSVQPEDAVEIARLWGEKYFLKNYDRLVRVKTLIDPNNVFRNQQGIPPNSQPVSKQRNKE, from the coding sequence ATGATGAAGCCCGAGAGTGAGAAGAACAACTCATTAATAATTCCTTTTTTAATCGTGAAATTCTTCCTAGCCTTACTTCTTGTTCCTTATTGTTTGTCTGCATCCACAGCTGTGGCTGCAGCCACTGATCACATGATCACTTTTTGTTTGACTCATCATAACATTAAAAACTTCACCACATTCCCTGGGGACTTAGAAAGCGATGATCAGCCAACAGCTTACTTTAAGCTCCTCAACTTTTCCATTCAAAATCTGAGGTTCGTGGAGTCCACGATTCCTAAGCCAATAGCCATTATACTGCCGGAGACTGTGGACCAGCTACTGCACGCTTTGATTTGCTGCAGAGAATGGTCATTGGAAATTAGAGTAAGAAGCGGTGGGCACAGCTATGAAGGAACTTCGTATGTTGCCACTGATGGAGGTCCATTTGTCATTATTGACATGATGAATTTGAACCGAGTTCTGGTGGATTTGGAAACTGAAACGGCCTGGGTGGAGGGGGGAGCCACACTGGGTGAGACCTACTATGCCATTGCTAAGTCAAGCAAAGGTAGTCATGGATTCTCAGCTGGATCATGCCCCACTGTAGGGGCTGGTGGGcatattggtggtggtggatttggCTTGCTATCCAGGAAATATGGACTTGCAGCTGATAATTTGGTGGATGCACTTCTTATTGATGCTAATGGACAGTTGTTATCTCGGGAAGTTATGGGAGAGGATGTGTTTTGGGCAAttagaggtggtggtggtggtgtttggGGGATTGTGTATTCTTGGAAAATCAAATTGTTGGAAGTGCCACCAACTGTGACTGCTTTCACAGTGTCTAGACCAGGCACCAAAAGCCATGTAGCAGAGTTAGTGAACAAGTGGCAATACGTTGCACCCTACTTAGAAGATAACTTCTATTTATCATGTTTCGTCGGTGCTAATCTGCCAGAAGCTATAAGTCCCGGAATATCAGCTTCGTTTAACGGCTTTTATCTGGGTCCTAGGAGCAAAGCCATTTCCATTCTAAAACAGGTGTTTCCTGAGTTGGGTATAGTTGAAGAAGATTGCAAGGAAATGACTTGGATTGAATCAGTTGTATTCTTCTCTGGCCTAAGCAATGGAAGCTCAGTCTCGGACTTGAAAAATAGGTATCTGCAAGACAAGGGATTTTTCAAGGCCAAATCTGACTATGTGAGAACTCCAATTTCTTTAATGGGCATAAGGGCTGCCCTGGACACTCTTGAGAAGGAGCCCAAGGGTCATATCATCTTAGACCCCTATGGTGGGATTATGCAAAATATAAGCAGTGACTACATCCCTTTTCCACATAGAAGAGGCAACCTTTTTTCAATTCAGTACCTGGTGACTtggaaagaagaagataataacAAAAGCAGCCAGTACATAGATTGGATAAGAGGATTCTATAATTCAATGGCACCATTTGTTTCAAGTGGTCCTAGGGCTGCTTTTGTTAATTACATGGACTTTGACCTTGGAGTGATGAAATTGGTTAGTCCTAGTGTTCAACCAGAGGATGCCGTAGAGATTGCCAGGCTATGGGGTGAAAAGTACTTCTTGAAAAATTACGATAGACTAGTTAGAGTCAAGACACTCATTGATCCAAATAATGTCTTTCGTAATCAACAAGGTATTCCTCCAAATTCCCAACCAGTTTCAAAGCAAAGAAATAAAGAGTGA